One window of Candidatus Nitrospira kreftii genomic DNA carries:
- a CDS encoding HTH-like domain-containing protein (modular protein) → MSHATSPSTHRRYGVVRVCQEWDLSRSTFYAQPGRRVSPPREPAKRGPKTAYTDEVLTGHIRQVLAASPFLGEGHRKVWARLRAQGIRTSKPRVLRLMRQAHLLAPTRVARVVGPRVHDGTITTERPNQMWGTDATSTVTQQDGLVTVFVGIDHCTLEGIGIHAARRATRFEALEPIRQGVRQQFGTFAAGRATGVQVRHDHGSQYMSDDFQTELRFLGITSSPAFVRAPEGNGVAERFIRTLKEQLLWVRTFQTVEDLRRALHDWLRLYNEQWLVERHGFRSPTQVRRDLLAPSEAA, encoded by the coding sequence ATGAGCCACGCCACGTCACCTTCCACGCATCGACGGTATGGTGTGGTCCGGGTCTGTCAGGAATGGGACCTGAGTCGGTCCACCTTTTATGCCCAGCCGGGCCGTCGCGTCTCACCGCCCCGTGAGCCGGCGAAACGGGGCCCGAAGACGGCATACACCGACGAGGTGCTCACCGGGCACATTCGGCAGGTGCTGGCCGCCTCGCCGTTTCTCGGGGAAGGGCACCGCAAAGTCTGGGCACGGCTGCGGGCGCAAGGCATTCGTACGTCCAAACCGCGTGTCCTCCGGCTCATGCGGCAGGCTCATCTCTTGGCACCCACTCGGGTGGCCCGCGTCGTGGGACCGCGGGTCCACGACGGGACGATCACGACCGAGCGTCCGAATCAGATGTGGGGCACCGATGCGACCAGCACGGTGACGCAGCAGGATGGACTGGTCACGGTCTTCGTCGGCATTGATCATTGCACCCTCGAAGGGATCGGCATCCATGCGGCGAGGCGCGCCACTCGCTTCGAGGCGTTGGAGCCGATTCGTCAGGGCGTGCGTCAGCAGTTCGGCACGTTCGCGGCCGGCCGTGCGACGGGCGTGCAAGTGCGGCATGATCACGGCAGTCAGTATATGAGTGACGATTTTCAGACGGAACTCCGATTCCTGGGCATCACGTCGAGTCCAGCATTCGTGCGCGCCCCAGAAGGCAATGGCGTCGCCGAGCGGTTCATTCGCACGCTCAAGGAGCAGCTGTTGTGGGTGCGTACGTTCCAGACCGTCGAGGACCTCCGCCGCGCACTCCACGACTGGCTGCGTCTCTATAATGAGCAGTGGCTCGTCGAGCGGCATGGGTTTCGCTCACCGACCCAGGTGCGGCGAGATCTCCTCGCACCATCGGAGGCCGCGTGA
- a CDS encoding transposase, with the protein MAKSKTERGRFSSRKKMEVVLRVLRGDDLDVVSREAGITAATVSEWRDQFVASGQAGLKSRAAEGRDDELVRLKALVGDLTMRLELSREAVQRLRGGVPLATGRSTR; encoded by the coding sequence ATGGCGAAATCGAAAACAGAGCGAGGCCGGTTTTCCTCGCGCAAGAAGATGGAGGTGGTGCTGCGCGTGCTGCGTGGCGACGATCTCGATGTGGTCTCGCGGGAAGCCGGGATCACCGCCGCGACGGTGTCAGAGTGGCGGGACCAGTTCGTGGCCAGTGGACAGGCCGGGTTGAAGAGCCGGGCCGCCGAGGGCCGCGACGACGAACTCGTGCGGCTGAAGGCCTTGGTCGGAGATTTGACGATGCGGCTGGAATTGTCGAGGGAGGCGGTCCAGCGGCTACGAGGTGGCGTCCCTTTGGCCACCGGGAGGTCGACGCGATGA
- a CDS encoding hypothetical protein (conserved protein of unknown function), with translation MHQYNQRWLLLSGSITTLMLVLEPITPCLWPAWAATNTTSVTAVAAPTPSPNQTRRLPAPMLRLMSEIPVLRQLVPPPVMTPPTPIPAIGGSPSNFTFSAQQNAGNLPVQTLAVTNRGGGTLIWNATTNATWLTLSPAAGTGNGTIALTVTSSSLTAGTYNTTITVSAVGAPAITIPVNLTVAPAPVPPAIGTSPTSFSFTVQRGSGNPATQTLNISNTGGGTLTWTASDNAAWLTLSPASGTNNGVMSVTAVTGSLAAGTYNGTITVSAPGARSTSVPVTFTVAAAPVPPRIGAFPTTLSFTAQQGGGNPGAQTLSISNTGGGTLTWTASDNAPWLTLSQTSGSGNGTITVTAATGSLAAGTFNAMIALSSPGATTIQIPVTFTVASAPTTITLSPSSLTYTAISGSPNPASQSMTVTSNGTWTASDNASWLTLSPTSGSGNGTVSASINLGGVPVGTHTAAITVTGGGAVRNVTVTLTVSAASFTISPGSLTFTATQGAANPPAQTITHNSTESWTASDNVSWLSLNPTSGQKNGVITASINTANAKLGINLAIITVTSGGVTKTATISLTLNAPASSSATLTWGANKETDLAGYKVYRATVSGTYGAPIATLPRSVTTYQATGLEFGKTYFFVVTAYDIAGNESGYSNEVSKSIF, from the coding sequence ATGCATCAGTATAATCAGCGATGGTTGCTCCTCTCGGGTAGCATTACCACCCTTATGTTAGTTCTTGAGCCAATAACTCCTTGCCTATGGCCAGCCTGGGCGGCAACAAATACGACTAGTGTCACAGCGGTAGCTGCACCAACGCCTAGCCCCAACCAAACCAGGCGGCTTCCAGCACCCATGCTTCGGCTGATGTCAGAAATACCCGTATTGAGACAACTCGTACCTCCGCCCGTCATGACTCCTCCTACACCAATTCCTGCCATAGGCGGAAGCCCCTCAAACTTTACTTTCAGCGCTCAGCAGAACGCCGGCAATCTACCCGTACAAACCCTGGCTGTTACAAACAGAGGCGGAGGCACGTTGATCTGGAATGCCACGACAAATGCAACATGGTTGACGCTGAGTCCAGCCGCCGGTACCGGTAATGGTACAATTGCATTGACTGTCACCTCCAGCTCTCTCACCGCCGGCACCTACAATACGACAATCACGGTGAGTGCCGTAGGGGCTCCAGCTATCACCATTCCGGTCAACTTGACGGTAGCACCTGCACCCGTGCCCCCGGCCATTGGTACCAGTCCAACCAGCTTCTCCTTCACAGTCCAGCGAGGAAGCGGCAACCCTGCTACCCAAACACTGAATATCAGCAACACCGGTGGGGGCACGCTGACCTGGACCGCCAGTGACAACGCCGCCTGGTTGACGCTCTCGCCGGCCTCCGGTACCAACAACGGAGTGATGAGTGTGACCGCAGTAACAGGATCATTGGCTGCAGGTACATATAACGGCACGATCACCGTTAGTGCCCCCGGAGCGAGAAGCACGTCCGTCCCTGTGACGTTCACCGTGGCCGCAGCACCTGTCCCTCCTCGCATTGGTGCGTTCCCCACAACCCTGTCTTTTACCGCACAGCAAGGAGGCGGCAACCCTGGTGCCCAAACACTGAGCATCAGCAACACCGGTGGAGGCACGCTGACATGGACCGCCAGTGATAACGCTCCCTGGTTAACACTCTCGCAGACCTCGGGCAGCGGAAACGGTACAATCACAGTGACTGCTGCCACCGGTTCACTCGCTGCCGGAACTTTTAATGCCATGATCGCGCTGAGCTCGCCAGGAGCCACCACGATTCAAATCCCCGTGACATTTACGGTTGCTTCCGCACCGACCACGATCACACTGAGCCCATCATCATTGACCTATACGGCCATATCAGGCAGCCCTAATCCGGCCAGCCAGTCTATGACTGTCACCTCAAACGGAACCTGGACCGCAAGCGACAACGCAAGCTGGCTTACGCTGAGTCCGACCTCTGGGTCCGGAAATGGCACCGTTTCCGCGAGCATTAATCTAGGAGGTGTCCCGGTCGGAACGCATACTGCCGCCATCACAGTAACAGGAGGAGGCGCCGTAAGAAACGTTACTGTGACCCTGACGGTCTCGGCTGCTTCATTCACCATATCACCGGGTAGCCTCACCTTTACGGCCACTCAAGGCGCAGCAAACCCACCAGCCCAAACCATTACACACAATTCAACCGAATCATGGACCGCAAGCGACAACGTCTCCTGGCTATCACTTAATCCTACGTCAGGCCAAAAGAATGGGGTGATCACAGCGAGCATAAACACCGCTAACGCCAAGCTGGGAATCAACCTCGCCATCATCACCGTGACAAGCGGAGGCGTGACTAAAACAGCGACCATCAGTCTGACACTAAACGCCCCAGCGAGTTCATCGGCAACCTTAACTTGGGGGGCAAATAAAGAGACAGATCTGGCTGGGTACAAAGTGTACCGAGCAACGGTATCAGGAACCTATGGAGCGCCAATTGCCACACTTCCAAGGAGTGTGACTACCTATCAAGCGACGGGTCTTGAATTTGGGAAAACGTATTTCTTTGTCGTGACAGCCTATGATATCGCCGGGAATGAAAGCGGATATTCGAATGAGGTGAGCAAGAGTATTTTCTAA
- a CDS encoding Protein CapL translates to MTRQQSRSIAVVGLGYVGLPIAVAFGKRGSVIGFDVNKKKIAELLNGIDRTGEVSKSDLVSSRVRYTSEPTDLKGADFIIVAVPTPINEALQPDLTALQKASELIGRNLSKGSIVVYESTVYPGATEEVCLPILERTSGMQVGVDFKLGYSPERINPGDKEHTLEKIIKVVSAQDPESLNIVADTYSLVVKAGIHRASSIKVAEAAKVIENTQRDLNIALMNELSLIFHRLGVDTKSVLEAAGTKWNFLKFSPGLVGGHCIGVDPYYLTSKAESVGYHPEVILAGRRINNGMGKFVAEHTVKLLSQLSRPINGLKVGVLGLTFKENVPDLRNSKVPDIIRELREYGIEVLVHDPIAEAEEALAEYDIPLVEWAKMKDLDGLIVAVAHKNFSQLKLMDLLHPVRNQKQAVVIDVKGILNPAEIPAQIKYWRL, encoded by the coding sequence ATGACTAGGCAACAATCGCGCTCCATCGCTGTGGTGGGGTTGGGCTACGTAGGGCTTCCCATCGCTGTGGCATTTGGCAAGAGAGGCTCTGTAATTGGATTTGATGTCAACAAAAAGAAAATTGCCGAACTGCTCAACGGCATCGATCGGACAGGGGAAGTGTCAAAAAGCGATTTAGTATCTTCACGCGTACGGTATACATCGGAACCAACTGACCTTAAAGGAGCAGATTTCATTATCGTTGCAGTTCCGACGCCTATCAACGAGGCGTTACAACCTGATCTGACCGCGTTGCAGAAGGCATCAGAGCTGATCGGACGGAATCTTTCGAAGGGTTCCATTGTGGTGTATGAATCTACTGTCTATCCCGGCGCAACTGAGGAAGTATGCTTGCCAATCTTAGAAAGAACTTCTGGAATGCAAGTCGGCGTTGATTTCAAACTAGGATATTCGCCTGAGCGGATAAATCCAGGAGACAAGGAGCATACACTTGAAAAGATTATCAAGGTTGTATCAGCACAAGACCCGGAATCGCTCAATATCGTAGCAGATACCTACTCGTTGGTTGTGAAAGCTGGTATTCATCGAGCCTCCAGTATCAAAGTGGCTGAAGCGGCCAAGGTCATTGAAAACACTCAGCGCGACTTGAACATTGCTCTCATGAATGAATTATCACTTATTTTTCATCGACTGGGAGTCGATACCAAGTCCGTTCTTGAGGCAGCTGGGACGAAATGGAATTTTCTTAAGTTCTCTCCTGGCCTGGTTGGTGGCCATTGTATAGGTGTGGATCCTTATTACTTGACATCCAAAGCGGAATCCGTGGGCTATCATCCAGAGGTTATACTTGCCGGCCGTCGCATTAACAACGGCATGGGGAAGTTTGTGGCGGAACACACCGTGAAGCTCCTAAGTCAGTTGTCCCGCCCCATCAATGGGTTAAAAGTTGGAGTGCTTGGTCTCACGTTCAAAGAAAATGTGCCTGATCTCCGCAATAGCAAGGTGCCGGATATTATTCGCGAACTTCGTGAATATGGAATCGAAGTGCTGGTACATGACCCGATTGCTGAAGCTGAAGAAGCTTTGGCGGAGTATGACATTCCTCTCGTCGAATGGGCCAAGATGAAGGATCTCGACGGACTCATCGTTGCGGTTGCGCATAAGAACTTCTCTCAACTAAAATTAATGGACCTTCTACATCCTGTCCGAAACCAGAAGCAGGCTGTTGTGATCGATGTCAAAGGCATCCTGAATCCTGCTGAGATTCCTGCCCAGATAAAATACTGGCGGCTCTAG
- a CDS encoding putative General secretion pathway protein D — protein MTCSQRVCLYPLSLLLLTGCSLFISLEVKRGDQHLAGERWEAASLAYKEALKDDPFNSSLQGKYALSRERTAAMYAERGRTFIREQRADLALEEFKRSLTIEPSNAEYQAGFQEATRLKESRSQYREAERLAQLGRVQEALGSYARAVELDPKYQDPLEGITRLTEDQQALRRAEGSRQPVTLKFKNAGIKEILEGVAKAGGLTLVFDKDVRNDPISIAIQDTPFEEALRLILNSNSLFSRQISPTVTVISPDTKQKQEQYQDLMIRTFYLSTAKAKDMVILLKSMLDSKRMHANEQLNAIVIRDQPEKLELAEKIILANDRQEPEVLFDLEVLEVNRTKNQTYGLNYPKQAGAGLIASGFTGTLAAEAVQMTYRQLTNLGPDSYLFKLPTTVLLDFFKQQSDAKTLASPKIRVINNKKAEINIGDKQPILLSTTNVLPGQATTGAVPTTSTVTSIEFRDTGVKLTVEPSIRLGNELSLKMKVEVIRVGDQITLQASPLIQQFKFGNRSAETTLNMRDGETIVLGGLLQEEDRRTRVTMPWIGDLPLIGNLLSSFKTERVTTEVILTITPRIAQPALPPGSTNQAFWSGTEFNYSTNPVFSGSAGSNRLGAPLRGAVLMKPAQSLTKLATPGPALQLKPDDSVVQSGKEVTIAIVDGRIRASGENTFRFEYDPDILEFQRLDDGQLVTMGETTTERDKDRAGAVVFQLAHPDQRAPRTMNLTFVAKAPGVSPVRVELSHSGTADEASSEAVGSGIVRVR, from the coding sequence GTGACTTGCTCGCAAAGGGTGTGTCTCTATCCGCTAAGCCTCCTTTTGCTGACTGGCTGCTCCTTGTTTATATCTCTTGAAGTCAAGCGAGGAGATCAACATCTGGCTGGGGAGCGGTGGGAAGCGGCTAGTCTCGCGTACAAGGAGGCATTAAAGGATGATCCATTTAATTCCTCTCTCCAGGGCAAATATGCGTTGTCCCGAGAACGTACAGCTGCGATGTATGCGGAACGAGGCCGTACTTTTATCCGAGAACAACGCGCTGATCTCGCGCTTGAAGAATTTAAGCGCTCCCTCACCATTGAACCTTCCAATGCCGAATACCAAGCCGGTTTTCAGGAAGCCACGCGCTTAAAAGAATCACGATCACAATATCGTGAAGCCGAACGTCTGGCGCAACTCGGGCGAGTCCAGGAGGCGTTAGGTAGTTACGCGCGGGCGGTAGAGCTCGACCCAAAATATCAAGACCCACTCGAGGGCATCACGCGACTTACCGAAGACCAACAAGCACTCAGAAGAGCAGAGGGATCGAGGCAACCTGTAACTCTGAAATTTAAGAATGCCGGCATCAAGGAAATATTAGAAGGCGTGGCAAAGGCTGGTGGGCTGACCCTCGTGTTCGATAAGGATGTCCGCAATGATCCTATTTCGATTGCGATTCAGGACACACCATTTGAAGAGGCGCTACGACTGATTCTCAATAGTAATAGTTTGTTTTCTCGCCAGATCTCTCCGACCGTTACAGTGATCAGTCCAGATACGAAGCAGAAGCAGGAACAGTATCAGGATCTGATGATCCGGACATTTTACCTATCGACGGCGAAAGCTAAAGATATGGTGATTCTACTCAAGAGCATGTTGGATTCCAAACGCATGCATGCGAACGAGCAGCTGAATGCCATAGTCATTCGTGACCAGCCGGAAAAACTGGAACTTGCCGAAAAAATCATCCTTGCGAATGACCGACAGGAGCCTGAGGTTCTCTTTGATCTCGAAGTGCTGGAGGTCAACCGCACGAAGAATCAAACCTATGGGCTTAACTATCCGAAACAAGCGGGTGCCGGATTGATTGCCTCCGGATTCACGGGAACACTGGCCGCTGAGGCGGTACAGATGACCTACCGGCAACTCACGAATCTTGGCCCAGACAGTTATCTTTTCAAACTACCGACCACCGTGTTGCTGGATTTCTTTAAGCAGCAATCCGATGCCAAGACGCTTGCTTCGCCAAAGATCCGTGTCATCAACAACAAGAAAGCAGAGATTAACATCGGGGACAAGCAGCCCATCCTTCTCTCCACGACCAATGTGTTACCGGGGCAGGCCACCACTGGAGCCGTCCCGACTACCTCAACCGTCACGTCAATCGAGTTTCGAGATACGGGTGTCAAACTGACCGTAGAACCTTCCATTCGACTAGGCAATGAGCTGTCGCTGAAAATGAAAGTGGAGGTCATTCGGGTTGGTGACCAAATCACACTGCAGGCTTCTCCTCTCATTCAGCAATTCAAATTTGGCAATCGTTCCGCTGAAACAACCCTGAACATGCGGGATGGTGAAACAATCGTCCTCGGTGGTCTTCTTCAGGAAGAAGATCGCCGTACACGCGTCACCATGCCATGGATTGGGGATTTGCCACTCATCGGGAATTTATTGAGTTCTTTCAAAACCGAACGGGTCACGACAGAAGTCATTTTGACTATTACTCCCCGTATTGCACAGCCGGCGCTTCCTCCGGGGTCTACCAATCAGGCGTTTTGGTCCGGGACCGAATTTAACTATTCAACCAATCCAGTGTTTTCCGGTTCTGCAGGTTCCAATCGGCTTGGCGCACCACTCAGAGGTGCAGTACTGATGAAGCCGGCTCAGTCACTGACCAAATTGGCAACGCCAGGCCCTGCCCTACAGCTCAAGCCTGATGATTCGGTGGTCCAATCCGGCAAGGAAGTTACGATTGCCATTGTGGATGGTCGGATCCGAGCTTCTGGTGAGAATACATTTAGGTTCGAATACGACCCTGACATTCTGGAGTTTCAACGTCTTGATGATGGGCAGCTGGTCACTATGGGCGAGACTACAACAGAACGGGATAAAGATCGGGCCGGGGCGGTCGTGTTTCAATTAGCTCATCCGGATCAACGAGCCCCCCGCACTATGAATCTTACCTTTGTGGCAAAGGCGCCTGGTGTATCGCCTGTTCGAGTTGAACTGAGTCATTCCGGCACAGCTGATGAGGCATCGTCCGAAGCTGTTGGGTCAGGGATAGTGAGAGTGCGGTGA
- a CDS encoding General secretion pathway protein G, which produces MREDGLTLIEILVTMTIIVVLASVAMPLSKISTKRTHEIELRQQLRIIRSAIDLFKLEWNRDGNVLLGPVCLKNKLACKEVSGPYGYPKSLDVLLGVKLTGEEATVRGTTVRRYLRVMPMDPMTGKPDWLLRCYKDRPKPSSWCGEDVYDVMTQSEALALDGTTYQDW; this is translated from the coding sequence GTGAGAGAGGATGGGCTTACATTGATCGAGATCCTCGTCACCATGACAATTATTGTGGTCTTGGCATCAGTTGCTATGCCACTAAGCAAAATATCGACGAAACGAACCCATGAAATCGAGTTGCGTCAACAGCTTCGAATCATTCGCAGCGCAATCGATCTGTTCAAACTGGAGTGGAACCGTGATGGAAATGTCCTGCTTGGCCCTGTCTGCCTCAAAAATAAGTTGGCCTGTAAGGAAGTCTCGGGTCCTTATGGATATCCGAAGTCCTTGGATGTGCTGTTGGGGGTGAAGCTCACCGGAGAAGAAGCAACCGTTCGAGGCACGACGGTCAGGCGTTATTTGCGGGTCATGCCGATGGATCCTATGACAGGAAAACCGGATTGGCTCTTGCGTTGTTACAAGGACCGTCCAAAGCCGTCTAGCTGGTGTGGTGAGGATGTCTATGATGTGATGACACAAAGCGAGGCTTTGGCGTTGGATGGGACCACGTATCAGGATTGGTAG
- a CDS encoding General secretion pathway protein GspG — protein sequence MECEKGFTLVELMIVVSIVGILATIAAPSYHSSLVKAKETVLRQDLFTLRELLDHHRADQGKYPPSLDGLVTAGYLRAIPTDPFTNSSRSWQEISEPTEGGIFDVYSGSDLVGTNGTPYNKW from the coding sequence ATGGAGTGCGAAAAAGGGTTCACGCTTGTTGAGCTGATGATTGTGGTGTCCATTGTGGGCATATTAGCCACGATAGCCGCTCCATCCTATCACTCATCGCTGGTCAAAGCGAAAGAGACGGTCTTGCGGCAGGATCTTTTTACACTGCGAGAGTTGCTTGATCATCACCGTGCAGACCAAGGGAAGTATCCTCCGTCTTTAGATGGGTTGGTGACGGCAGGATATCTGCGGGCTATTCCCACCGACCCCTTCACGAATTCGTCGAGGTCATGGCAAGAAATCAGCGAGCCGACGGAGGGTGGTATCTTTGATGTGTATTCCGGATCTGACTTGGTGGGGACAAACGGTACTCCCTATAACAAATGGTGA
- a CDS encoding hypothetical protein (conserved protein of unknown function), giving the protein MNNASQRKGVRWSMVNGALLFGMVACSPLEPILDPEISDFQLTVDTLRTSLRDAQRTITELQAEIDQQRQDYADVQIVRAQLEGTHREAERRLNEARHVIDLQREELAAARSEREQMRRTGAALQSQLRQLRKQLSKVGKQAKAETSPTATVSQRAERPELTRVVLEQEAQSDGEEALPGHISSAGVVPIVRESSTVATPVNITIKPGDTLWSLARRHHTSVMHLMAVNELPNDRIQVGQPLRLPELPTDAPEYEGMQSSALR; this is encoded by the coding sequence ATGAACAACGCGTCCCAAAGGAAGGGAGTGAGATGGAGTATGGTGAACGGGGCCCTCCTGTTTGGGATGGTGGCCTGTAGTCCGCTAGAACCTATCCTGGACCCTGAGATTTCAGATTTCCAACTAACTGTGGATACCCTTCGAACTTCCTTAAGGGATGCGCAACGAACGATTACCGAACTCCAGGCAGAAATTGATCAACAGCGCCAAGACTATGCTGATGTGCAGATTGTCCGAGCTCAACTTGAGGGGACTCATCGAGAGGCGGAACGCCGACTCAACGAAGCCCGTCATGTGATCGATCTCCAACGTGAAGAGTTGGCCGCGGCACGATCTGAACGAGAACAGATGAGGAGAACTGGAGCCGCTCTGCAGAGCCAGCTGCGACAGCTTCGAAAACAGTTATCAAAAGTTGGGAAACAAGCAAAAGCAGAGACGTCTCCGACCGCCACTGTTTCTCAACGTGCCGAACGACCGGAGCTGACGCGTGTGGTTTTGGAACAGGAGGCTCAGTCAGACGGTGAAGAGGCATTACCGGGCCATATATCCTCTGCCGGCGTTGTGCCGATTGTAAGGGAGTCGTCAACTGTGGCCACTCCTGTGAATATCACGATTAAGCCTGGAGATACGCTTTGGAGTCTCGCGAGGCGACATCATACGTCGGTGATGCACCTCATGGCCGTCAATGAACTTCCCAATGATCGTATTCAGGTGGGCCAACCCCTCCGACTTCCTGAACTACCTACGGATGCGCCGGAGTACGAAGGAATGCAGTCGAGTGCGCTGCGTTAA
- a CDS encoding hypothetical protein (conserved membrane protein of unknown function) — protein MAVFAYRVARPDGSTIYGHVEGEEESLVRAKLESQGLLVFHLHKRGRATVELGKPWLLGKLPLGQFLIFNQELLALVKSGLPILRVWDLLIERAGHAGFQQVLREVKDDIRGGASTSNALAKHSLYFSELYVATVKAGEQSGNLSDVLQRYVAYLKLMIALRQKVTKAISYPLVLVLIGMAVIGFLLTYVMPTFVSVYGESAKTLPWVTQLLLDVVTQSESLALPAIVVVIGILLGTRAYYTTSAGRLSIDRLFLTLPVAGQIVVQHNTVQLTRTLGTILGGGTPLVDALQSACAAVSNRFVSQQLVRAVDEIREGATLAKALDRPKVLPRLAIEMLSVGEETGSLETMLRDIAEFYEADLDTRLAQLTTWIEPALLLVMGVMVGGIVIVMYLPVFQMAGAVGG, from the coding sequence ATGGCAGTCTTTGCCTACAGAGTCGCACGGCCCGATGGCTCCACAATCTATGGCCATGTAGAAGGCGAAGAGGAATCGCTCGTTCGTGCCAAGCTAGAGTCTCAAGGATTGTTGGTGTTCCATCTCCACAAACGTGGAAGAGCCACGGTGGAGCTGGGGAAGCCTTGGCTTCTGGGAAAACTTCCTCTTGGGCAGTTCCTGATTTTCAATCAAGAGCTGTTGGCGCTCGTCAAATCGGGACTGCCGATCTTACGAGTCTGGGATCTACTCATCGAACGAGCTGGGCATGCTGGATTTCAGCAGGTGTTACGCGAGGTGAAGGATGATATACGAGGCGGGGCGTCCACGTCGAATGCGTTAGCGAAACACTCACTCTATTTCTCTGAGCTCTATGTTGCCACGGTGAAGGCAGGAGAGCAATCCGGCAATCTTTCAGATGTGCTCCAACGATACGTGGCGTATCTGAAGCTGATGATCGCACTTCGTCAAAAGGTGACGAAGGCCATCTCCTATCCACTTGTTCTTGTGCTGATCGGCATGGCGGTGATCGGATTTCTGTTGACCTATGTCATGCCGACCTTCGTTTCCGTGTATGGAGAATCGGCGAAGACCTTGCCATGGGTAACCCAACTCTTGCTCGATGTGGTCACTCAATCCGAGTCGTTGGCATTACCAGCAATTGTTGTTGTCATCGGTATACTACTGGGGACCCGGGCCTACTACACGACATCGGCCGGGCGCCTATCAATCGACCGCCTATTTCTTACACTTCCAGTCGCGGGGCAGATTGTTGTCCAACACAATACGGTGCAACTCACAAGAACACTGGGAACGATTCTTGGAGGCGGAACTCCGCTTGTGGATGCCTTACAGAGTGCGTGCGCAGCTGTTTCTAACCGCTTTGTTTCGCAGCAACTGGTTCGAGCGGTCGATGAGATTCGTGAAGGGGCGACGCTTGCGAAGGCGTTGGATCGCCCGAAGGTCCTTCCGAGACTTGCGATTGAGATGCTATCCGTCGGTGAGGAAACAGGTTCTCTCGAGACGATGCTACGGGATATCGCAGAGTTTTACGAGGCCGACCTTGATACGAGACTTGCCCAACTCACCACGTGGATTGAGCCGGCCTTGCTTCTCGTCATGGGGGTGATGGTTGGCGGGATCGTCATCGTGATGTATCTGCCTGTCTTTCAGATGGCAGGAGCAGTTGGTGGCTAG